A single Triticum dicoccoides isolate Atlit2015 ecotype Zavitan chromosome 2A, WEW_v2.0, whole genome shotgun sequence DNA region contains:
- the LOC119352144 gene encoding dehydration-responsive element-binding protein 2C-like, translating into MKQTPAPADQQQNRRRCCPLRQSRKGCMKGKGGPENQRCPFRGVRQRTWGRWVAEIREPNHGARLWLGTFATALDAARAYDAAARALYGDCARLNLAAPPLPPMTAIVPLPHAQEQQPLAHSTDTNNTTALCYSSSTSTVSTTTPTNLGTFDIEWSYYNAAGALELGDFEAYVAGLPKAEDFGLEGFQEVMGD; encoded by the coding sequence ATGAAGCAAACGCCGGCGCCGGCGGACCAGCAGCAGAATAGGCGGCGGTGCTGCCCGCTCCGACAATCGCGCAAGGGGTGCATGAAGGGCAAGGGAGGGCCTGAAAACCAGCGATGCCCCTTCCGCGGCGTCCGCCAGCGCACCTGGGGTAGGTGGGTGGCCGAGATCCGTGAGCCCAACCACGGCGCCCGCCTCTGGCTTGGCACGTTCGCCACTGCGCTCGATGCCGCACGCGCATATGATGCTGCGGCAAGGGCGCTCTATGGTGACTGCGCACGCCTCAACCTGGCAGCACCTCCCCTTCCTCCCATGACCGCGATAGTTCCTCTCCCTCATGCGCAAGAGCAACAGCCTCTGGCTCATAGCACCGACACCAACAACACCACTGCACTGTGCTACTCCTCCTCAACCTCAACAGTGTCGACGACAACCCCCACTAACTTGGGCACATTTGACATTGAGTGGTCCTATTACAACGCGGCGGGGGCGTTAGAGTTGGGGGACTTCGAGGCATATGTGGCGGGGCTTCCCAAGGCGGAAGACTTTGGGTTGGAGGGGTTTCAGGAGGTGATGGGCGATTAA